From Aedes albopictus strain Foshan chromosome 1, AalbF5, whole genome shotgun sequence, one genomic window encodes:
- the LOC109401932 gene encoding nitric oxide-associated protein 1, with product MLRNSVKSLQYSINHVRKSFHRSVLLVRQCSSTSGKFEASSSEELFEQLKDKIRYSSFVEDNTLKLGYRRNKIIESRMEKARRDHATHQIRARPFPIALEQLYGERLQEPSPVDAEESEEVVDYFPYQKLVRKVERAPREEIPEDVAPTTGEWMSDYEYYDEDEDDDRKSFYGTPDPREPVSNIPCGGCGALLQCAEPSIPGYLPSQLYKGRTKQQLQISICQRCHFLKNYNTAINVTVSPDDYVEMISSIRDKKALVLLLVDLLDFPCSIWPGLSEILGPSRSIIVVGNKVDLIPRDCPGYLDNIRNNLTKTFLDAGFTKNNIKHVSLISATTGYGVEQLITKIHNVWGTRGDVYLVGCTNVGKSSLFNALLRSDLCKVKASDLVQRATACPWPGTTLKMLKFPILRPSDYRLYLRSKRLQSERAILIEEEKLRKHQARNTGSPQFATLIGHIGQTFAPEKSEGFDHFSVAQRGGGAAPILTLNEKSEDFINSKWCYDTPGVVQPEQITNLLTTDELLLTLPKQMIRPRAYLMKTGLTLFLAGLGRLDYIEGPESTRVLLYASPNLPTLICDTVNADEVYRSLLGTEYLRVPRADPERLAKWPPLQAAPDILLYGEEKHVSVADVVLSSAGWIAINLPAESEAVFRAWTPERRGIFVRQPALLPYGMALKGKRIRGSLAYREGDAFTKQ from the exons ATGTTACGAAATTCTGTGAAAAGTTTACAATATTCCATAAACCACGTGAGGAAATCGTTCCATCGTTCAGTGCTATTGGTACGGCAATGTTCCTCCACCAGCGGGAAGTTCGAAGCCAGCTCGTCGGAGGAGCTGTTCGAGCAGCTCAAGGACAAAATCCGCTACAGCTCGTTTGTGGAGGACAACACACTGAAGCTGGGCTACCGGCGCAATAAGATCATAGAGTCGCGGATGGAAAAGGCTCGGCGTGATCATGCCACGCACCAGATCCGGGCTCGTCCCTTCCCGATCGCTCTGGAGCAGTTGTATGGCGAACGGCTGCAGGAACCGTCCCCCGTGGACGCCGAGGAATCCGAAGAGGTGGTTGACTATTTCCCCTACCAGAAGCTAGTGCGGAAGGTCGAGAGGGCACCCCGCGAGGAGATCCCCGAAGATGTGGCCCCGACAACGGGCGAATGGATGTCCGACTACGAGTACTACGATGAGGATGAAGACGACGATCGGAAGTCGTTCTATGGGACACCGGATCCGCGGGAACCGGTTTCGAACATTCCGTGCGGTGGTTGCGGAGCGTTGTTGCAGTGCGCCGAACCGAGCATTCCCGGCTATCTGCCCAGTCAGCTGTACAAGGGACGGACGAAGCAACAGTTGCAGATCAGCATTTGTCAGCGGTGCCACTTTCTGAAGAATTACAACACGGCCATCAACGTGACGGTGTCGCCGGACGATTACGTCGAGATGATATCGTCGATTCGGGACAAGAAAGCGCTGGTGTTGCTACTG GTCGACCTCCTGGACTTCCCGTGCTCCATCTGGCCAGGCCTATCGGAAATTCTTGGCCCAAGCCGATCGATCATCGTCGTCGGAAACAAAGTGGACCTAATTCCACGCGACTGCCCGGGCTACCTGGACAACATACGCAACAATCTGACCAAAACCTTCCTGGATGCCGGCTTCACCAAGAACAACATCAAGCACGTTTCCCTCATCTCGGCTACCACCGGTTACGGAGTCGAACAGCTCATCACCAAGATCCACAACGTTTGGGGAACTCGCGGCGATGTCTACCTGGTCGGCTGCACCAACGTTGGCAAGAGTTCGCTCTTCAACGCGCTGCTCCGATCGGATCTTTGCAAAGTTAAAGCTTCCGACTTGGTCCAACGGGCAACGGCCTGTCCCTGGCCCGGAACTACCCTCAAAATGCTGAAATTCCCCATCCTGAGACCTTCCGACTACCGTCTGTATCTTCGTTCGAAGCGCCTCCAGTCCGAACGAGCCATCCTCATCGAAGAGGAGAAACTTCGCAAGCACCAAGCCCGGAACACCGGATCTCCTCAGTTTGCCACCCTCATCGGACACATCGGTCAAACCTTCGCCCCGGAAAAGTCCGAGGGCTTCGATCACTTCTCGGTAGCGCAAAGGGGCGGCGGTGCGGCGCCCATCCTGACCCTGAACGAGAAAAGCGAGGACTTCATCAACAGCAAATGGTGCTACGATACCCCCGGAGTGGTCCAACCGGAACAGATCACGAATCTCCTGACCACCGACGAACTTCTCCTAACCCTACCGAAGCAAATGATCCGCCCGAGAGCCTACCTCATGAAGACCGGACTGACCCTATTCCTAGCCGGTCTCGGTCGCCTAGACTACATCGAAGGTCCCGAGTCGACCCGCGTTCTCCTGTACGCTTCCCCGAACCTCCCAACGCTGATCTGCGACACCGTCAACGCGGATGAAGTCTACCGGAGTCTCCTGGGCACGGAGTACCTCCGCGTGCCACGAGCCGACCCGGAACGGTTGGCCAAGTGGCCCCCGCTGCAAGCCGCACCGGACATACTCCTGTACGGCGAGGAGAAGCACGTATCCGTGGCCGATGTGGTCCTATCGTCGGCCGGATGGATTGCCATCAACCTGCCGGCCGAATCGGAAGCGGTGTTCCGTGCCTGGACCCCGGAGCGGAGGGGCATTTTCGTCCGGCAGCCGGCCCTGCTTCCCTACGGAATGGCACTCAAGGGCAAACGGATACGAGGTAGTTTGGCGTACCGGGAAGGAGATGCATTTACCAAGCAATGA
- the LOC109413718 gene encoding uncharacterized protein K02A2.6-like: MACAGGEPAGQPIEDIQTAIFHITQLLQRIAAPNQQNPEHTLEALSSNISEFVFDPENGVTFEKWFARYTDLFESDARHLDDAAKVRLLLRKLDTTSHSRYLNYILPRLPRDVTFDDTVSTLKKIFGEQTSLFRRRFQCLQLSKSEGDDIITYGGRVNRACEDFDFANLTIDQFKCLVFVTGLKASKHADIRARLLTRMEHERPDAPVTLQTLIDEFQQLVNLKADTSLIEHPASSKAAVHAVSEKKRSSDAPRPSFKPEAKSPKTPCWQCGQMHFVKECTYSSH; the protein is encoded by the coding sequence ATGGCTTGCGCAGGAGGAGAACCAGCTGGACAGCCGATCGAGGACATCCAAACGGCGATTTTCCACATCACCCAGCTTCTGCAGCGGATTGCAGCTCCGAATCAGCAGAATCCGGAACACACGCTGGAAGCGCTCTCCTCGAACATCAGCGAGTTCGTTTTCGACCCAGAAAATGGCGTCACATTCGAGAAGTGGTTCGCACGCTACACGGACCTTTTCGAAAGCGACGCACGCCATTTGGACGACGCAGCCAAAGTTCGTCTGCTGCTGCGAAAGTTGGATACCACCTCCCACAGCCGGTATCTTAACTACATCCTTCCGCGGCTGCCGAGGGATGTCACGTTCGACGACACGGTGAGCACGCTGAAAAAAATTTTCGGTGAGCAAACCTCACTTTTTCGCCGGCGGTTCCAGTGCCTTCAACTATCAAAAAGTGAGGGTGACGACATCATCACGTACGGCGGACGAGTCAATCGAGCGTGCGAAGACTTCGATTTTGCGAACCTGACCATCGATCAGTTTAAATGTCTGGTTTTCGTCACCGGACTGAAGGCATCCAAGCATGCGGACATTCGAGCGCGATTGCTCACCCGGATGGAGCATGAGAGACCGGACGCACCAGTGACTCTTCAAACTCTCATCGACGAGTTCCAGCAGCTCGTTAATCTGAAGGCGGACACCAGCTTGATTGAGCATCCAGCCAGCTCGAAAGCAGCAGTTCACGCCGTCAGCGAGAAGAAGAGATCGAGCGACGCTCCGAGGCCCTCGTTCAAGCCGGAAGCCAAATCCCCGAAGACGCCCTGCTGGCAATGCGGACAGATGCATTTTGTCAAGGAGTGCACATACAGCAGCCACTAG
- the LOC134288522 gene encoding uncharacterized protein K02A2.6-like yields the protein MGHKEGYCGCFTKPSSPTAGDNSNQKKGKKHQKKTKYQANIVHTVSHTGALTRFVTTTLNGRQATLQLDSGSPITIISEETWRKVGSPSLKPSTCEALSASRDPLPLLGEFTCLVGVNDVIKPGLCRVTSVKGLHLFGSEWMDLFDMWTKPLSSFVNQVNQSNSNSFSGKHFLMRFPEVFQDTLGHCQKAQVSLHLKPDARPVFRPKRPVPYNAIPLVDAELERLQQLGIISPVEYSDWAAPIVAVRKPGGKIRICADYSTGLNAMLEAHNFPLPTPDDIFSKLAGSKVFSIIDLSDAYLQVEVDEASKRLLTINTHRGLFHFNRLAPGVKSAPGAFQQLMHTMIAGIEGVEVFLDDFILFSKTKEQHYETLCTLFNRLQEYGFRLKLEKCHFYQDEIKYLGHIVDENGLRPDPEKTAAISSMPRPTDVSTLRSFLGAVNFYGKFIREMHQLRRPLDQLLKKDAKFVWSAECQQAFTDIKRILQSDLLLTHYDPSLEIIVAGDASKTGIGAVIMHRFPDGRIKAIAHASKTLSSAEQNYGQIEKEALALVFAVTKFHRMLLGRRFKLQTDHQPLVKVFESKKGIPIHTANRLKRWALTLLGYDFDIEFVSTNNFGYADVLSRLISNHERPEEEFVVASLNVEPDLQCVLDSNLEQLPITFQMVKQATSEDPSMQQLVRFIKTGWPKSGKSIHDSALQSFFHRRESLSVVQGCVMMMERLVIPECFRKKLLKQLHRGHPGIERVKAIARGSIYWPNFDDDIGEYVRNCSSCANAQKSPPQAEPHPWQSAEGPWERIHVDYAGPTNGFSYLVVVDSFSKWPEIFLTKSTTASTTIGFLQEAFARFGIPKVIVSDNGTQFTGYEFRSFCENLGIIHLRTAPFHPQSNGQAERFVDTLKRSLRKIQEGEGLPASAALQTFLQVYRATPSNLLEGKSPSEILNGRRMRTTLDLLKPSVSTPHPPAAAGPSRTRRFSAGATVLVKVHRNNTSWKWQSGVVIEAIGNVHYNVLLDAPSGRKRLIRSHIDQIRSNDSGKQEEAEIELPLFVLLNDFGITPNAMPPVEPLAPLMVAEDSSFLSAQELPDLPDERNESVSRPGPSSSSTPLVPRPTRTIRLPRHLQDFVLS from the coding sequence ATGGGACATAAGGAGGGGTACTGCGGTTGCTTCACCAAGCCATCAAGCCCGACCGCTGGTGACAACTCCAACCAGAAGAAGGGTAAGAAGCACCAGAAGAAGACCAAGTACCAAGCCAACATCGTCCACACGGTAAGCCACACCGGTGCACTCACCCGGTTCGTCACGACAACGCTCAACGGTCGTCAAGCCACACTGCAGCTTGACAGCGGGTCACCAATCACCATCATCAGTGAAGAGACCTGGAGAAAGGTTGGATCGCCATCACTCAAGCCATCGACCTGCGAAGCACTCTCCGCATCCAGAGACCCTCTTCCTCTGCTGGGGGAATTCACCTGCCTCGTAGGTGTCAACGACGTCATCAAGCCTGGGCTGTGCCGAGTCACGTCGGTCAAGGGACTCCACCTGTTCGGCTCGGAGTGGATGGACCTCTTCGACATGTGGACGAAGCCATTGTCATCGTTTGTCAATCAGGTGAATCAATCCAATTCTAACTCCTTTTCTGGAAAGCACTTCCTCATGCGGTTCCccgaagtttttcaggacactcttGGGCACTGCCAGAAAGCTCAAGTCAGCCTCCACCTGAAACCAGATGCCAGGCCGGTTTTCCGACCCAAACGCCCGGTACCGTACAACGCCATTCCTTTGGTCGATGCGGAGCTCGAACGTCTGCAGCAGTTGGGTATCATCTCGCCAGTAGAATACTCCGACTGGGCAGCACCGATCGTTGCGGTTCGGAAGCCTGGTGGTAAAATTCGAATTTGCGCCGACTATTCGACCGGGCTGAACGCAATGCTGGAAGCACACAACTTTCCTCTCCCAACACCGGACGACATCTTCTCGAAGTTGGCCGGAAGCAAGGTGTTCAGCATCATCGACCTGTCGGATGCCTACCTCCAGGTAGAAGTCGATGAAGCATCAAAGCGGCTGCTCACCATCAACACACACCGGGGCCTCTTCCATTTCAACAGGCTGGCTCCTGGTGTCAAGTCAGCACCCGGTGCATTCCAGCAGCTGATGCACACCATGATCGCTGGGATTGAAGGCGTCGAAGTGTTCCTGGACGATTTCATCCTGTTCAGCAAGACCAAGGAGCAGCACTATGAGACGCTGTGCACTCTCTTCAACCGTCTACAGGAGTACGGTTTCCGCTTGAAGCTGGAAAAGTGCCATTTCTACCAGGACGAAATCAAGTACCTGGGGCACATAGTGGACGAGAACGGACTACGTCCAGATCCAGAGAAGACAGCAGCCATATCTTCGATGCCGCGTCCCACTGATGTTTCCACCCTGCGATCATTCCTGGGGGCGGTCAACTTTTACGGAAAATTCATCCGTGAAATGCACCAACTTCGAAGGCCACTAGACCAACTTTTGAAGAAGGACGCAAAGTTTGTCTGGAGCGCCGAATGCCAGCAAGCTTTCACCGACATCAAGCGCATTCTGCAGTCGGACCTGCTCCTCACCCACTACGACCCTTCGCTCGAGATTATCGTGGCGGGTGATGCATCCAAAACCGGCATAGGGGCGGTCATCATGCATCGCTTCCCAGACGGACGAATCAAGGCAATTGCTCATGCTTCCAAGACGCTGTCGTCGGCAGAGCAAAACTACGGGCAAATTGAAAAAGAGGCGCTCGCTCTGGTCTTTGCTGTCACCAAGTTCCACCGCATGCTGTTGGGACGAAGGTTCAAGCTGCAGACTGACCATCAGCCACTCGTGAAAGTCTTCGAGTCGAAGAAAGGCATTCCCATTCACACGGCCAACCGGCTGAAGCGATGGGCGCTCACACTGCTCGGGTACGATTTCGACATCGAGTTCGTATCGACCAACAATTTCGGGTACGCGGATGTACTATCGCGGCTCATCAGTAACCACGAACGTCCAGAGGAAGAATTCGTGGTAGCAAGCCTCAACGTTGAGCCTGATCTTCAATGCGTTCTGGACAGTAACCTCGAGCAGTTGCCAATCACGTTCCAAATGGTCAAACAAGCCACGTCGGAGGACCCATCGATGCAGCAGCTCGTCCGGTTCATCAAAACTGGGTGGCCGAAAAGCGGAAAATCTATTCACGATTCGGCGCTACAATCGTTCTTCCACCGGCGGGAGTCATTATCAGTAGTTCAAGGCTGCGTGATGATGATGGAACGACTGGTAATTCCGGAGTGCTTCCGGAAAAAGCTGCTGAAGCAACTACACCGAGGTCATCCCGGCATCGAGCGAGTCAAGGCCATCGCTCGGGGTAGTATCTACTGGCCGAACTTTGACGACGACATCGGTGAGTACGTTCGCAACTGTTCCAGCTGTGCAAATGCGCAGAAATCTCCACCACAAGCAGAGCCACATCCGTGGCAGAGCGCTGAAGGACCTTGGGAGCGCATTCATGTCGACTACGCTGGACCGACAAACGGGTTCAGTTATCTGGTTGTGGTCGACTCGTTTTCCAAGTGGCCGGAGATTTTCCTGACGAAATCGACAACTGCTTCTACAACGATTGGTTTCCTTCAAGAGGCTTTTGCCAGATTCGGCATACCGAAAGTGATTGTGTCCGACAACGGAACGCAGTTCACCGGCTACGAATTCCGTTCCTTCTGCGAGAACTTGGGCATCATCCACCTCCGCACCGCACCGTTCCATCCCCAGTCGAACGGGCAAGCGGAAAGGTTCGTCGACACGCTCAAGAGGTCACTCCGCAAAATCCAGGAGGGAGAAGGATTACCAGCATCTGCCGCTCTCCAAACGTTTCTGCAGGTCTATCGAGCAACTCCATCCAACCTGCTCGAGGGTAAGTCCCCTTCCGAGATCCTGAATGGCAGGCGCATGCGGACTACGTTGGATCTGCTCAAGCCTTCTGTTTCAACTCCACATCCACCGGCAGCAGCCGGACCTTCCCGAACGCGACGATTTTCTGCTGGAGCAACTGTTCTTGTGAAGGTTCACAGGAATAACACCAGCTGGAAGTGGCAGTCCGGAGTTGTGATCGAGGCGATTGGGAATGTACACTACAACGTACTTCTCGACGCACCCTCTGGACGGAAGCGACTGATTCGGTCGCACATCGATCAAATCCGAAGCAACGATTCTGGAAAACAAGAAGAAGCGGAAATTGAGCTACCGTTATTTGTTTTGTTGAACGATTTTGGAATCACACCAAATGCAATGCCACCCGTGGAACCGCTAGCACCACTGATGGTTGCGGAAGATTCGTCGTTCTTGTCAGCACAAGAGCTACCTGACCTTCCTGATGAGCGAAATGAATCCGTCAGCCGACCTGGACCTTCCAGCAGTTCTACACCGTTGGTACCGAGGCCAACCAGAACTATCAGGCTTCCACGACATCTTCAAGACTTCGTTCTCTCTTAG
- the LOC134284986 gene encoding uncharacterized protein LOC134284986, translating into MLLRREKRTWLCTTYQNVGGLNTSVEDYRLAVSDGCYDIIVLIETWLDSRTLSSQVFGSDYEVFRCDRNSNNSSKSSGGGVLVAVRSGLKAKAIVNDSWTCLEQVWISVKMIDRTLFLCSLYIPPDRVRDTELIETHCQSVFTILDTALPTDDVLVVGDFNLAGISWRPSHSGFLCVDSEHSQLHSGAISILDSYSAATLTQFNHVLNENGRTLDLCFVSTRDQAPYTAVAPCALVKDVPHHPPLIINVENSLVHDFEDAVASVSYDFRRADHRSIAEVLTSIDWEHVLDPGDVETAALTFSNILAYVVDRHVPKRIQSKASRSPWQTSELRKMKTIKRAALRQLTKHRTLALRNHYVRLNHEYQRTSRQCF; encoded by the coding sequence ATGCTGCTACGACGCGAAAAGAGGACATGGTTGTGTACTACATACCAGAATGTCGGCGGCTTGAATACAAGTGTCGAAGATTACCGCTTGGCCGTTTCGGACGGCTGCTACGACATTATTGTGCTCATCGAGACCTGGCTGGACTCTCGTACGCTTTCAAGTCAAGTATTCGGATCCGACTATGAGGTGTTTCGCTGCGATCGCAACTCTAATAATAGCAGTAAATCTTCCGGAGGTGGCGTGCTGGTAGCTGTTCGTTCCGGATTGAAGGCCAAAGCGATCGTCAACGACTCCTGGACCTGCTTGGAGCAAGTATGGATCTCCGTCAAGATGATCGACCGTACATTATTTCTATGCTCGCTGTACATACCTCCTGATAGGGTTCGGGACACTGAACTTATCGAAACTCACTGCCAGTCTGTGTTCACCATTCTGGATACCGCCCTTCCTACTGACGATGTCCTTGTAGTGGGCGACTTCAATCTTGCTGGAATCTCTTGGAGGCCATCACATAGCGGCTTCCTCTGTGTCGATTCGGAACACTCGCAGCTTCATTCTGGCGCAATAAGCATTTTAGACAGTTATAGCGCAGCTACGCTCACTCAATTCAATCACGTGTTGAATGAAAATGGACGAACCTTGGATCTATGTTTCGTGAGCACTCGAGATCAGGCACCTTACACTGCAGTGGCACCCTGTGCGCTGGTCAAAGACGTTCCTCATCATCCTCCCTTGATTATCAACGTGGAAAATTCGCTTGTCCATGACTTCGAAGATGCCGTTGCCTCCGTATCTTACGACTTCCGGAGGGCCGATCATCGTAGCATTGCTGAGGTGTTGACAAGTATTGACTGGGAACACGTTCTCGACCCGGGCGATGTTGAGACAGCCGCACTCACCTTTTCAAATATCCTGGCATACGTCGTAGACAGGCACGTCCCTAAAAGGATACAAAGCAAAGCTTCTCGGTCTCCCTGGCAGACCAGCGAACTACGAAAGATGAAGACGATTAAGAGAGCAGCCCTGAGACAGCTCACCAAACACCGCACGCTTGCTCTGAGAAACCACTACGTGAGGCTCAACCATGAATACCAGCGAACCAGTCGCCAATGCTTCTAA